CCGGCCGCTCCCGTCTTCGCCCCGCCCCCGGCCGCACCTTCGACCAAGGCAGCCTCGGCAACCGCGACCTACATTTACGACGACCGAGAGAAACTCACCTCGGGCGAACGCTCGCTCCTCGTCGTGGAGGACGACGAGTCCTTCGCGCGCATTCTCTACGATCTCGCCCATGAGATCGGCTTCCGCTGCCTGCTCGCAACCACCGCGGAGGAGGCCCTGAACGTCGCCCGGCAATACATCCCGAGCGCCGTCCTGCTCGACGTCGGCCTGCCCGACAATTCCGGCCTCTCCGTGCTCGATCGCCTCAAGCGCGACACCCGCACCCGGCACATCCCCATTCACGTCATCTCGGCGGATGACCACTCGCAGACCGCCCTGTCCCTCGGCGCCGTCGGCTACATCGTAAAACCGGTCAATCGCGCCGAACTCGTCGAGGCCCTCGAACAAATCGAGGGACGCATCGCCGGCGGGCGCCGCCACATCCTCATCGTCGAGGACGACGCCGTGCAGCGCGACAGCCTCACGAAACTTCTCGGCTCGAACGACGTGGAGGCCGAGGCCGTGGGCACCGCGGCGGAATGCCTCGCGCGACTGAAGGCCGAGCCGTTCGACTGCATGGTGCTCGATCTCTCGCTGCCCGATGCCTCCGGGTATTCGCTGCTCGAAACTCTCAGCCGGGAAGACGCCTATTCGTTCCCGCCGGTCATCGTCTACACCGGCCGCGATCTCTCGACCGCCGAGGAGCAGCAACTCCGGCGCTACTCGAAGTCCATCATCATCAAGGGCGCAAAATCTCCCGAGCGCCTCCTCGACGAGGTGACGCTCTTCCTCCACCGCGTCGTCTCGGAGCTTCCGCCCGAACAACAGAAGATGCTCGAGAAGGCCCACAATCGCGACGCCATTCTCGAAGGCCGCCGCATCCTCGTCGTCGAGGACGACGTTCGGAACATCTACGCCCTCACGAACATCCTCGAACCCCGCGGCGCAATCGTTCAAATCGCCCGAAATGGCCGCGAAGCCCTCGATGCCCTGGAGAAAAGCAAAGCCGGCGACCCCGGCGCCATCGATCTCGTGTTGATGGATGTCATGATGCCGGAAATGGACGGACTTGCCGCCACCCGAGAAATTCGCCGACAGGCCTCGTGGAGGACGCTCCCCATCATCATGCTCACCGCCAAGGCAATGAAGAGCGATCAGGAGCGCTGCCTCGAAGCCGGCGCCAACGACTACATGGCGAAGCCGCTGGACGTGGAGAAGCTCCTCTCCCTCGTGCGCGTATGGATGCCGCGATAAGATGCCCCACAAGACCGAAGACATCGAGATCCGGCTCCTGCTCGAGGCCATCTTCCAGCGTTATCACTACGACTTTCGTGGGTATTCGCTGGCCTCGATCAAGCGACGCCTGAAGCAGGCCAGGGAACGGTTCGGCTGCTCGAGCATCTCGATCCTTCAGGACAAGGTCCTGCACGAACCCGCCATCGTCCCGGAACTGCTCTCGTTCCTTACCGTGCAGGTGAGCGAACTCTTCCGCGATCCGACCTATTTTCAGGCGATCCGCGAAAAGGTCATCCCGCACCTTCGCACCTATCCGTCGCTGAAGGTCTGGATCGCTGGCTGCAGCAGCGGCGAGGAGCTCTACTCCTTCGCCATTCTCTTCCGCGAGGAAGGCCTCGAGGAAAAGACGATGTTCTACGCCACCGACATCAATCCCGAGGCTCTTCGCAGGGCCCGGGCCGGCGTTTACAACCTCGATCGCATCCGTCTCTTTACCGAAAACCACCAAAAATCCGGCGGCCGATCCTCGCTCTCCGACTACTACACCGCCGCCTACGGCAGCGCGAAATTCGACCGCACCCTGCGCACCCGCACCGTCTTTTCCGACCACAGCCTCGTCAGCGACGCCGTCTTCGGCGAGATCCACCTCATCTCCTGTCGGAACGTGCTCATCTACTTCGACCGAGAGCTTCAGGACCGCGCCATCGGCCTGTTCAAGGACTCGCTCATCCGCAAGGGCTTCCTGGGCCTTGGCTCGAAGGAAAGCCTCAGCTTCTCGGCGCACACCGCCGCGTTTGCGGAGTTCTCGCGCGAAGAAAAAATCTACCAGAGGCGCGGCGACCAATGAGTTCCCCGGGATTCGAGGCCGTTGCCATCGGAGGGTCCGCGGGATCGCTGAAAGCCCTCTCGCAGATCCTTCCCGCGCTGCCATCGAGTTTTCCCCTGGCGATCCTGCTCGTCGTGCATCTCCCGCCCGACAAGCCCAGCGTGCTGGCCAATGTGCTGCAGGAAAAATGCGCCGTGGCCGTCCGCGAGGCGCGGGACAAGGAACCGATCCTGCCCGGCACCGTTTATCTCGCGCCGCCCGACTACCACCTGCTGGTCGAATCGAGTCGCCACCTTTCGCTGTCCTACGACGAGCCGCAGCTCTTCTCGCGGCCGTCGATCGACGTCCTGTTCGAATCCGCGGCCGATGTTTACGGCCCCGCCCTGCTCGGCATCGTCCTGAGCGGGGCCAACAACGACGGCGCCCTTGGCCTGAAGACCGTCGTCGCCGAAGGCGGCCTCGGCCTTGTTCAATCCCCCGAGGGGGCCTGCGCCCCCGCCATGCCCCTCGCCGCTCTGGAGGAATGCCGCGAAGCCCGCAGTCTCCGTCCGGAGGAAATTGCCACATTCCTGAGAAATCTTTGTCGCCATGAGCAGTCCTGAAACCGATCCGGTCTACTTCCTCCTGGTCGACGACCTCGAGGGGAACCTCCTTTCGCTGGAGGGCCTCCTGCGACGCGATGGCCTCGTCCTGCTGAAGGCCAGCTCCGGGACAGAAGCTCTCGAGCTCCTGCTCCGCTACGACGTCGCCCTCGCCATTCTCGATGTCCAGATGCCCGGCATGGATGGCTTCGAGCTTGCCGAACTTATGCGCGGCACCGAGCGCACCCGCCGCGTGCCCATCATCTTTCTCACCGCCGGCAGCGCCGACCGGCAGCGCCGTTTCCGCGGCTACGAGGCCGGCGCCGTCGACTTCCTCCACAAGCCAATCGAGCCCGACATTCTCCGCAGCAAGGCCGATGTCTTCTTCGAGCTCTATCTCCAGCGGCGCCAGCTCGCGCGCCAGCGAGACACCCTCGCGCAGGCCGACAAACGCAAGGACGAATTCCTCGCCGTGCTGGCCCACGAGCTTCGCAATCCCCTCACGCCGATCCGCTACGGCCTCGACATGATGCAGCTCGCACCCGGTCGTCCCGTGCCCGAGGACATCCGGGCCATGATGGATCGCCAGCTCGTTCATCTCGTTCGCCTCATCGACGACCTGCTCGACGTCTCGCGCATCGGTCGCGGCAAGATCGACCTCCGCCGCACCCACGTCACGCTGCAATCGATGCTGCAGGCCGCGATGGAGGCCAGCCGTCCCCTCGTCGAATCCAAACGCCACGTCCTGAATCGTGACATTCCCGAGTCCGAACTCTGGCTGAACGCCGACTCCACGCGCATCGCCCAGGTTGTCAGCAATCTCCTCAACAACGCCGCCAAATACACCGCCGAGGGCGGCACGATCGCGCTCTCAGCCCGTGAAGTCGATGGCCAGGCGGTCGTTTCGGTGACGGACAACGGCGTCGGCATCCCGGCCAGGATGCTGCCCGAGATTTTCGACCTCTTCACGCAGGTCGAAAACCGCGGCGAGCTTTCCAAGGGGGGACTCGGGATCGGCCTCGCCCTCGCCCGCCAGCTCGTCGAACTGCACGGCGGCACCATCGAAGGCCACAGCGCCGGCGAGAATCAGGGAAGCACCTTCACCGTTCGGCTGCCCCTCGAGAAGGGCGCGCAATCTCCCGCCCCGACCACGTCACCCGCCAAGATCGACCCGGCGGCTCCCCTCCGCGTTCTCGTCGTGGACGACAACGTCTCCTCGGCAGAAACCACCCGACAAATTCTGTCGATGGTCGGCCACGAAGTCGCTCTCGCCCACGATGGCCCCACCGCCATCGATCTCGCGCGCGAATTCGACCCCGCCGTGATCCTCCTCGATATCGGAATGCCCGGAATGAGCGGCTACGACGTCTGTCGCGAGCTGCGACAGGATCCCGCCTTCGCCCGCACGCTGATGATTGCCCAGACCGGCTGGGGTCAGGAACGCGACCGCCAGCGCACGCGGGATGCGGGTTTCGACCACCACCTCACGAAGCCGGTCAACTTCCAGGAACTCTCCGCCCTGCTCTCGAAGGCGCCCGCCCGGGCTCTTTGAGGCCAGCCCGGTCCGCAGCCAGGCCGGCGAATCAGCGGATCACCTGCACGGGAACGTGCATGACCAGCTCGAGTTCCTCGTCCGGATTGAAGTTGCCCTCGATGGTGGCGTGAGCGTATTCGGCGATCTTGCGGCTCGTCGCCAGCTCGAGGCCCAGACTCATCGCCGTGGAAGCCCCGCCGATCTGCGAAAAATTGTAAGGCTGGAAGAGTTCATCGATTCCCCGGCCGGCAATGGAATCGCGGCGGATGCCCGTGCCGACAATAGACACGTGAAGATTCGGCCCATCGCGCATTTCAATGCGGGTCGCAATGCGAATCCGGTTCGAGCGCTGCGAGGCAAGCCGGGCGAGCTTCCGCACGATCATGAAAATCGCGTCGGACGGTCCGACAACGCGGGCGGCCGAGGAGAGGCGGTCGTCGAGCTCCACCGTCACGTTCCGCTCCGCGAGCGCATCGATCATTGGCTGGAGCAGAACGCTCGGCGCAAAGACCTTTTCCACACCCGCCGCGGCGAGATGCGAGGCCGCGATGTAGTCGACGATCTCCATGAGGATGTCATGCAGATGCGAACCGGACTCCTTGACGTGCTGCGCCCACGAGGCCTGTTCCGGATTCTCGACGCCTTTGGCGAGCAACTCGGAGAAACCCATGATCACGTTCAACGGCGTGTTGAACTCGTGGCAGAGCAGGGCAAAGAAACTGTCGTGCACGCCCATCAGACGCTGCTGAAGGTCCTGTTTGCGCGTATTCTCCTGATCGTAAATCTCGAATCCTCGCGAGATGACCTTTTTCAGCTGGGTCCGCTCGAACGGCTTCGTGAGATAATTGAACGCCCCCAGATTCAGGGCGGAAATGGCGGACTCCGTGCTTTCGAAGGCCGTCAGGATGATGATGTTCTGGCTCTCGCGAATCTTCTTCAGCCGCTGAAGGGTCTCGATTCCGGAAAGGCCCTCCATGCAAAGGTCGAGAATGACCACCGGGAAGGCTTCCCGCATCGACGCTTCGATCGCCTCGGCGCCACTGCCCACGGCGGTGACGTCGTATTCATCCTGAAGGATGTAGCTGAGAGTCTGCCGCACGAGCGGTTCATCATCCACCACGAGCAGCTTGCGAGGAGGGGCCGAGGAAATCATGGCGGCAGGTTAAGACGGTGCGGAATTGAAGAGAACTCTTACCAATTCTTCGTTCGCGTCGCCAGAGGATTGCGGCTGGCTCGGAAGAAAAAATGTGAAAACCAGGCCCATATCCTCCTTAACCCGGGCACTCAGCGTGCCGCCGTGATGTCGGGCGATGAAATAGCTCGATGCCAGAAAGACCCCGAATTCACGGGGATTCCCACCCCGCAGGTTGAAGGGATGCAGCAGGCTGTCCGGCGTGGTGTTCGAGGAAATCGGCGCAAAGTCCTCGAATTCGACCGTCACGCCCAGCGGCTCGTCGTCACCACGATGCGGCTGGATGCGAACCTTCACGAGGCTGTCGCTCGGAAGGGACACAACTTCCTCGGCGATCATGAACCGGAAGAGCTTTTCCATGTGCATTGGCACGCCGAACACCGTCGGGGCGCCGTCCGCAACCTCGACTTCGAGGCGCAACCCCTTTTCCTTGCGCAGGATTTCCGAGTTCGCGATCGAGTTCGCGAGAAGCTCCGCCAGATTCAGCGAACAAAAATCCGCGGCATTAGGCGGCATGCTGATCTGGGCGAGGTCCTTCAAGGTGTTCGCGATCTCGTGAATGTGCGCATTCACGCTGCGCAGAAACTCATTGGACAGCGGTGCGCGAGTCTCGCGTTCGTCGAGGAGCTGGTCGATAAGCAGGGTGACCGGGCAGAGAGCGTTGTGAACGTAATGCCCGATCTTCGCCGCGATCAGCGCGACGTCGTAAGTGCGATTTTCGAGGATCTTGGCCCGCAGGTCGTCGAGCTTTTGCTCGAGGAGACGGTGATCACTGATCTGGCTCTCGTAGTGATCGAGCGCGCGAACGAGCGTCTCCTCGAGGTCGTTCAGCTGCCAGGGCTTCGAGACGAACGAGTAAATCGCGCCTGTGTTGATCGCCTCGATGAGGAGATCGAGCTCGGAATAGGCCGTCGTCAGAATGCGAACGGTATGCGGATATTGCTTCCGGACGAGCTTCAACAGGTCGACACCCGTGGATTCCGGCATGCGCTGGTCGGTAACGATCACCCCGATTTCCTCGTGATGACGTTCCAGTAACCGCAGCGCTTCCTCCGTGGAAGCCGCGGAAAACACGGTGAATCGTGGAGCAAAGGCCCTGGAAAAATACTTCAAAGCCATGGCCTCGTCGTCCACCAGAAGCACACCTTTTCGTCCCATATCGCCCTTATCTCGCACGATCTCGCAGCGCTTACAACCGCGAGATGTCCGCAGCGGAAAATTTTTCCGCCAATACGTGGAGGGCATCCTCCGGACCGTCCGCCGCACCGGCGGGGAAGAAGCCGACGGAAAAATCGCCACCCGTGGAAGCGAGGGTTATCTCCAGGGAACCGCCGCCGCGAGCGAGGGCGAGAAGAGCCTGGAAGACATGGAGCGACACGGCCGGAGTTTCCCGCTCGATGAACAGGCCAAACAGCTGCCGCGAGAAAGCCCCCGCGTCGGCGGCTTTCCCGGTTGCGTCCATGCGGATCCTTATCGCGCCATCGGCGCCGGTTTCCGTCGTCACGCTTTCCGACGAGAGGCCCAACGTCCCGGCGAGAGCGGCGACCAGCGATTCCACCACCGTGGATGCCTCTTCGGCGCCGGCGCGGAAACCTTCCAGCGCATCGAGCGACGCGGCGGCGTTGCGGTATTCATCTTCGAGCAGTCCGATCACCTCGAACTGGCGCGGGCTGAAGGTGAGGTTGCCGCCGAGCAGCGGATTCAGCTCGAGGGGTATGGCCTTGACGAAACTGACCAGCGCCCGGCGAAAGGTCGGCTGCTCCTCGACGGGAAGCTGGCGTCCCCAAAGGAGGAGCCACTTCAGGCGGTCGCTGCACACGATGCGCTGGAGCGTGGTCATCTTCACCGCCAGCAATTCGTTGCGCTCGGTGAGGACGCGGAAATAATCGGACGCTCGCTGGAGGACCATGCCGAGGTCGGCGATCTCCCAGGGCTTCACGACGTATTGATAAATGTAACCGGTGTTCACCGCCTCGATGGCCTCGGCCAGGTCGGTGTAGGCCGTCGTGAGAATGCGCACGATCCGCGGGTATCGGTCCCGCACCATGCCGAGAAATTGCGAGCCGTGCATGTTCGGCATGCGCTGGTCGGAAAGCACGATGCCGATATTGGCGGATTCTCGCCGCAGCACTTCGAGGCCTTC
Above is a window of Chthoniobacterales bacterium DNA encoding:
- a CDS encoding response regulator; this translates as MISSAPPRKLLVVDDEPLVRQTLSYILQDEYDVTAVGSGAEAIEASMREAFPVVILDLCMEGLSGIETLQRLKKIRESQNIIILTAFESTESAISALNLGAFNYLTKPFERTQLKKVISRGFEIYDQENTRKQDLQQRLMGVHDSFFALLCHEFNTPLNVIMGFSELLAKGVENPEQASWAQHVKESGSHLHDILMEIVDYIAASHLAAAGVEKVFAPSVLLQPMIDALAERNVTVELDDRLSSAARVVGPSDAIFMIVRKLARLASQRSNRIRIATRIEMRDGPNLHVSIVGTGIRRDSIAGRGIDELFQPYNFSQIGGASTAMSLGLELATSRKIAEYAHATIEGNFNPDEELELVMHVPVQVIR
- a CDS encoding CheR family methyltransferase — encoded protein: MPHKTEDIEIRLLLEAIFQRYHYDFRGYSLASIKRRLKQARERFGCSSISILQDKVLHEPAIVPELLSFLTVQVSELFRDPTYFQAIREKVIPHLRTYPSLKVWIAGCSSGEELYSFAILFREEGLEEKTMFYATDINPEALRRARAGVYNLDRIRLFTENHQKSGGRSSLSDYYTAAYGSAKFDRTLRTRTVFSDHSLVSDAVFGEIHLISCRNVLIYFDRELQDRAIGLFKDSLIRKGFLGLGSKESLSFSAHTAAFAEFSREEKIYQRRGDQ
- a CDS encoding response regulator; translation: MGRKGVLLVDDEAMALKYFSRAFAPRFTVFSAASTEEALRLLERHHEEIGVIVTDQRMPESTGVDLLKLVRKQYPHTVRILTTAYSELDLLIEAINTGAIYSFVSKPWQLNDLEETLVRALDHYESQISDHRLLEQKLDDLRAKILENRTYDVALIAAKIGHYVHNALCPVTLLIDQLLDERETRAPLSNEFLRSVNAHIHEIANTLKDLAQISMPPNAADFCSLNLAELLANSIANSEILRKEKGLRLEVEVADGAPTVFGVPMHMEKLFRFMIAEEVVSLPSDSLVKVRIQPHRGDDEPLGVTVEFEDFAPISSNTTPDSLLHPFNLRGGNPREFGVFLASSYFIARHHGGTLSARVKEDMGLVFTFFLPSQPQSSGDANEELVRVLFNSAPS
- a CDS encoding chemotaxis protein CheB, encoding MSSPGFEAVAIGGSAGSLKALSQILPALPSSFPLAILLVVHLPPDKPSVLANVLQEKCAVAVREARDKEPILPGTVYLAPPDYHLLVESSRHLSLSYDEPQLFSRPSIDVLFESAADVYGPALLGIVLSGANNDGALGLKTVVAEGGLGLVQSPEGACAPAMPLAALEECREARSLRPEEIATFLRNLCRHEQS
- a CDS encoding response regulator — its product is MSSPETDPVYFLLVDDLEGNLLSLEGLLRRDGLVLLKASSGTEALELLLRYDVALAILDVQMPGMDGFELAELMRGTERTRRVPIIFLTAGSADRQRRFRGYEAGAVDFLHKPIEPDILRSKADVFFELYLQRRQLARQRDTLAQADKRKDEFLAVLAHELRNPLTPIRYGLDMMQLAPGRPVPEDIRAMMDRQLVHLVRLIDDLLDVSRIGRGKIDLRRTHVTLQSMLQAAMEASRPLVESKRHVLNRDIPESELWLNADSTRIAQVVSNLLNNAAKYTAEGGTIALSAREVDGQAVVSVTDNGVGIPARMLPEIFDLFTQVENRGELSKGGLGIGLALARQLVELHGGTIEGHSAGENQGSTFTVRLPLEKGAQSPAPTTSPAKIDPAAPLRVLVVDDNVSSAETTRQILSMVGHEVALAHDGPTAIDLAREFDPAVILLDIGMPGMSGYDVCRELRQDPAFARTLMIAQTGWGQERDRQRTRDAGFDHHLTKPVNFQELSALLSKAPARAL
- a CDS encoding response regulator; this translates as MLNPDPTPTCGVLYVDDEEKALKYFRLAFSPKYQIFTASSAEEGLEVLRRESANIGIVLSDQRMPNMHGSQFLGMVRDRYPRIVRILTTAYTDLAEAIEAVNTGYIYQYVVKPWEIADLGMVLQRASDYFRVLTERNELLAVKMTTLQRIVCSDRLKWLLLWGRQLPVEEQPTFRRALVSFVKAIPLELNPLLGGNLTFSPRQFEVIGLLEDEYRNAAASLDALEGFRAGAEEASTVVESLVAALAGTLGLSSESVTTETGADGAIRIRMDATGKAADAGAFSRQLFGLFIERETPAVSLHVFQALLALARGGGSLEITLASTGGDFSVGFFPAGAADGPEDALHVLAEKFSAADISRL